In a single window of the Litorilituus sediminis genome:
- a CDS encoding TonB-dependent receptor, protein MTTKNSWQRFQYSALAIACSAALFSSHSFAAESNFSGRITDASNTVYFEGAKVRIKELNLIAVSQRDGSFSFNNLPEGDYTLEIVYLGVPKTQKRIKVTATDSNQIFVIGDNKDAMDNIIVYGQRAGQAGAINRQKNADNLMSVVSADTIGQSPDQNAAEALQRLPGISIQRDQGEGRFVTIRGIDPNLNNVTINGVNVPSPESGVRSVAMDVIPSELIQSLEVSKTVTPDMDASAVGGSIEVKSLSAFDRQGQSYSATIQGSYNELMEDTSPKLSGSFTDIFELSSGAQLGVATAVSWFERTFGSHNIETDGGWAEFEFEDAETGDDVEVFSAEEIEQRYYQITRERLGAALNFDLHTSATDKYYFRTLYSRFSDDEYRLRNQYKFDKGAIDLSSYTDSSAQFYDAEMERDTKDRFEEQEILSLVLGGENQFSHWLLEYDLGYSKSSESEPNRIDVAFAGEDLALGYLSTGAVPALTQASDAHDLNNFAMDEITYENNLSEDEELSIKVDVSRDFVWQNHNGQFKFGVKHQAREKFNRADVTIYDGGFDDVTAQQFSASAPGYNLGNFGPGIQQGSLNQFVMANRASFDINEQDSRIDSQGGSFVSNEDVTSAYAMVTLDINDWRIITGVRYEGTSFDTQGNKVELIKDEVNDEEQVVISPWQVSKDYHHVLPSLNVRYNVSEHLVARFAYTQTIARPEFGDSAAYQLIESEISEDDGNVETERKAEVGNPELDPYESDNLDFSIEYYPGHIGVLSAGVFYKDIDNYILKAEVQDNGEWDGYDEVIQPINGGSASLTGLELAWTKNFQSGLFVSANGTFVDTDDTLPNQADTVANLMLGYENNHFSARLSTTYKSESFQFDDNDASVYEDTHTQVDFTAKYFINNTMQVYFNAVNLTDEPMYLYHGSSRYNYQYEEYGRSFELGFTINSL, encoded by the coding sequence ATGACGACAAAAAATTCCTGGCAACGTTTTCAATACTCTGCTTTGGCGATCGCCTGTAGCGCCGCTTTATTTAGCAGTCATAGCTTTGCTGCAGAAAGTAACTTCTCTGGCCGCATCACAGATGCATCTAATACCGTGTACTTTGAAGGCGCTAAAGTACGTATTAAAGAGTTGAATTTAATCGCAGTTTCTCAGCGTGACGGTTCATTTTCTTTTAATAACTTACCTGAGGGCGACTATACCTTAGAGATTGTTTATTTAGGTGTGCCAAAAACACAGAAACGCATCAAAGTCACTGCGACAGATAGCAATCAGATATTTGTTATTGGTGATAACAAAGATGCCATGGATAACATCATTGTTTATGGTCAACGTGCCGGACAAGCTGGCGCAATTAACAGGCAGAAAAATGCTGATAATCTGATGTCAGTGGTCAGTGCTGATACCATAGGTCAATCGCCAGATCAAAATGCCGCCGAGGCACTGCAGCGCCTACCGGGTATTTCTATTCAACGCGACCAAGGGGAAGGGCGCTTTGTTACCATTCGTGGTATCGACCCAAATTTAAATAATGTCACTATTAATGGCGTTAATGTGCCATCGCCAGAGTCTGGTGTTCGTAGCGTTGCCATGGATGTTATTCCGTCTGAGCTTATTCAAAGCTTAGAAGTGAGCAAAACCGTAACGCCTGATATGGATGCCAGCGCAGTTGGTGGTTCAATTGAGGTGAAAAGTTTAAGCGCCTTTGATCGCCAAGGGCAAAGCTATAGCGCAACCATTCAAGGCTCTTATAACGAATTAATGGAAGATACTAGCCCTAAGCTTTCAGGCAGTTTTACCGATATTTTTGAATTGTCTTCAGGTGCTCAGCTTGGCGTCGCGACTGCGGTTTCTTGGTTTGAGCGTACCTTTGGCTCTCATAATATTGAGACTGATGGCGGTTGGGCAGAGTTTGAGTTTGAAGATGCAGAAACAGGTGATGATGTTGAAGTGTTCTCAGCAGAAGAAATTGAGCAACGTTATTATCAAATAACCCGTGAACGTTTAGGGGCTGCGTTAAACTTTGACTTACATACTTCAGCGACAGATAAATATTATTTTAGAACCTTATACAGCCGTTTCTCTGATGATGAGTATCGTTTACGTAATCAATATAAGTTTGATAAAGGCGCGATAGATTTATCATCTTATACAGACTCATCAGCACAATTTTATGATGCTGAAATGGAGCGTGATACCAAAGATAGATTTGAAGAGCAGGAAATACTGTCATTAGTACTGGGTGGTGAAAATCAGTTTAGTCATTGGTTGCTGGAATATGATTTAGGTTATTCAAAATCAAGTGAGTCTGAGCCTAATCGTATTGATGTTGCTTTTGCTGGTGAAGATCTTGCATTAGGGTATTTATCTACCGGTGCTGTTCCTGCATTAACGCAAGCAAGTGATGCCCACGATTTAAACAATTTTGCTATGGATGAAATTACTTATGAGAATAATCTCTCAGAAGATGAAGAGCTTAGCATTAAAGTCGATGTTAGCCGCGATTTTGTTTGGCAAAACCACAATGGTCAATTTAAGTTTGGTGTAAAACATCAAGCGCGCGAAAAGTTTAATCGTGCCGATGTAACTATATACGATGGCGGCTTTGATGATGTAACAGCACAGCAGTTTTCAGCATCAGCGCCAGGCTACAATTTAGGTAACTTTGGCCCAGGTATTCAACAGGGTTCATTAAATCAATTTGTTATGGCTAACCGCGCCAGTTTTGACATTAACGAGCAAGATTCTCGTATTGATAGCCAAGGTGGTAGCTTTGTCAGTAATGAAGATGTTACCTCAGCTTATGCCATGGTGACATTAGATATTAATGACTGGCGTATTATTACGGGTGTACGTTATGAAGGCACCAGCTTTGATACACAAGGTAACAAGGTAGAGTTAATTAAAGACGAAGTTAACGATGAAGAGCAGGTGGTCATCTCTCCATGGCAGGTGAGCAAAGATTATCATCATGTGTTGCCGAGCCTAAATGTTAGATACAACGTGTCTGAACACTTAGTTGCTCGCTTTGCCTACACGCAAACTATAGCGCGCCCAGAATTTGGTGATTCAGCGGCTTATCAGCTAATTGAAAGTGAAATAAGCGAAGATGATGGCAACGTAGAAACTGAACGAAAAGCTGAAGTAGGTAACCCTGAGTTAGACCCGTATGAATCAGATAACTTAGACTTTTCAATTGAGTATTATCCAGGCCATATTGGCGTGCTTTCTGCTGGTGTTTTCTATAAAGATATTGATAACTATATTTTAAAAGCTGAGGTGCAAGATAATGGTGAATGGGATGGCTATGATGAAGTTATTCAGCCAATCAATGGCGGCTCAGCATCGCTTACTGGCTTAGAGTTAGCGTGGACTAAAAACTTCCAATCAGGTTTATTTGTTAGTGCTAACGGTACCTTTGTTGATACTGATGATACCTTACCAAATCAGGCTGATACGGTAGCAAACCTCATGTTAGGTTATGAAAATAATCACTTTAGTGCCCGCTTAAGTACTACCTACAAAAGTGAAAGCTTCCAGTTTGATGATAATGATGCTTCGGTGTATGAAGACACGCACACTCAGGTTGACTTCACTGCTAAGTATTTTATCAACAATACCATGCAGGTGTACTTTAACGCGGTTAATTTAACGGATGAGCCTATGTATCTCTATCATGGTAGCAGCCGTTATAACTATCAATATGAAGAATATGGCCGCTCATTCGAGTTAGGTTTCACCATTAACTCACTGTAA
- a CDS encoding GGDEF domain-containing protein, with amino-acid sequence MNFSFLQLHRHLFVILAISIIAVIATAFSLGTLKPYAELDFFDAAGEGGITLMTLIWIFFTLASRPSGRVTKLLFIGLTFMHISMLLDFLDEFIRYPEGHAWLTTIESLPAPIGMVIMSWALYQWHQEQNAINKQLRRSERFYREHSLIDFTTGLYSAEYMKNQIKNELVTSKAQHSSFSLFMLDIRQFSYFNLHYGYEHGDSLLREVAQLIQMNIRDGDLACRYASDRFIVLMPNTDKKTAQEIAQQTKQAIEHLAYKSGNSSQAIYPNIIICSHQYRGWHSYQEVLADINQHLFTAKQDNAAQLRQLSA; translated from the coding sequence ATGAATTTTTCATTTTTACAATTACATCGGCATTTATTCGTTATTTTGGCGATAAGCATCATTGCCGTTATTGCAACGGCCTTTAGTTTAGGTACGCTCAAGCCCTACGCTGAATTAGATTTTTTTGATGCCGCTGGTGAAGGTGGTATCACCTTAATGACCTTAATTTGGATTTTCTTTACCTTAGCGAGCAGACCTTCCGGCAGGGTAACTAAGCTGCTTTTTATCGGCTTAACCTTTATGCATATCTCTATGTTGCTCGACTTTCTCGATGAATTTATTCGCTATCCAGAAGGGCATGCGTGGCTAACCACCATTGAATCATTACCGGCACCAATTGGCATGGTGATAATGTCTTGGGCTTTGTATCAATGGCACCAAGAGCAAAATGCCATCAACAAACAATTAAGGCGCTCAGAGCGTTTTTATCGCGAACATAGTTTGATTGATTTCACCACAGGCCTTTATAGCGCCGAATATATGAAGAACCAAATCAAAAATGAACTTGTTACTAGCAAGGCGCAGCACAGCTCTTTCTCATTATTTATGTTAGATATCAGACAGTTTTCATACTTTAATTTACATTACGGCTATGAGCATGGTGATAGCTTGCTTAGGGAAGTAGCACAGCTTATTCAAATGAATATACGCGATGGCGATCTAGCTTGTCGCTACGCCAGCGATCGTTTTATTGTTTTAATGCCTAATACGGATAAAAAGACCGCACAAGAAATCGCCCAACAAACCAAGCAAGCAATAGAACACTTAGCGTATAAGTCAGGTAACAGCAGCCAAGCAATTTACCCCAATATCATTATCTGTAGTCATCAATATCGCGGCTGGCATAGTTATCAAGAAGTTCTTGCCGATATCAATCAGCATTTATTCACTGCTAAACAAGATAATGCTGCACAGCTTAGGCAGTTAAGCGCATGA
- a CDS encoding helix-turn-helix domain-containing protein: protein MTPFFEQDDKVLNSQLLVILLVDIAKQRGVHPDKLLKGTKLFYADLFKEKKAISQQQFAKLINNTTKLLNHADIPFLLGSRLFPTQLEQMGAILMNARNLLDMLRIIRCYQQQIFPYMFVTQKQHNQHHHLFFNHAISHEQPRYQQFMFEFLASLLVCALKWRLKEMPKFQIVFPYAQPEHIEQYQAYLGNNYHFITTTSSRLFFNETAKQLNYLYVSIASNILLTPFAEYNSAIKRHYINQLSNLETRVGLIQYVQGLIAKNIAKKAPVNLDYIANAMHMSTATLKRKLASHNTSYQQLLDHYRQQQAIFQLSQQGLSNDKVADALNFSDTTNFRRSFKRWTGVTPSALKQSFASIK from the coding sequence ATGACGCCATTTTTTGAGCAAGATGATAAAGTGCTTAACAGCCAATTATTGGTTATCTTGCTCGTTGATATTGCCAAACAACGTGGTGTTCATCCTGACAAACTACTCAAAGGCACTAAGCTATTTTATGCTGACTTATTTAAGGAAAAAAAGGCCATTTCGCAGCAACAGTTTGCCAAACTTATTAACAATACCACTAAGCTGTTAAACCATGCTGACATACCATTTCTGCTAGGAAGCAGACTTTTCCCAACACAATTAGAGCAAATGGGTGCAATTTTGATGAATGCCCGCAACCTGCTCGATATGCTGCGCATTATCCGTTGCTATCAACAGCAGATATTTCCTTATATGTTCGTTACGCAAAAACAACATAACCAACATCATCATTTATTTTTTAATCACGCTATTAGCCATGAACAACCCAGATATCAACAATTTATGTTTGAGTTTTTGGCCAGTTTGTTAGTGTGTGCGCTAAAGTGGCGCTTAAAGGAAATGCCTAAATTTCAGATTGTCTTTCCCTATGCGCAACCAGAACATATAGAGCAGTATCAAGCGTACCTTGGCAATAACTATCATTTCATCACAACAACTTCGTCTCGCTTATTTTTTAACGAAACAGCAAAGCAGCTTAACTACTTATATGTCTCTATCGCCTCTAATATTTTGCTTACGCCTTTTGCCGAATATAACAGTGCCATTAAGCGTCACTATATCAACCAGTTATCTAACCTAGAAACGCGTGTCGGTTTAATACAATACGTACAAGGGTTAATCGCCAAGAATATTGCCAAAAAAGCACCGGTAAACCTTGATTACATCGCTAATGCAATGCACATGAGTACAGCAACCCTGAAACGTAAACTGGCAAGCCATAATACTAGCTACCAACAGTTATTAGATCACTACCGGCAGCAACAGGCAATATTTCAGCTATCTCAACAAGGCTTAAGCAATGATAAAGTCGCTGATGCCTTAAACTTCTCCGACACCACTAACTTTCGCCGCTCATTCAAACGCTGGACTGGCGTAACACCTAGCGCTTTAAAGCAAAGCTTTGCCTCGATTAAATAA
- a CDS encoding GNAT family N-acetyltransferase, which translates to MKAMELQKNLENLHGYWHALGAEKIGGVFTHGSWPNKQWQADFAFAPQLNNQVIEQDKVFATVADTSKVLSEKFNQLKSQLVIMSLNLNDVQLPSKTMASANIEVLTGNTKSWTQACSEAFAYDIDDAVIQQLTSNPNASIIAYYLEGEIAGTAIAFQTGDTLGIHQLGTAPNYRKRGVADALMQFLLQQAKDKQCSWLTLQASQAGLHLYKRLGFKELGLLSSIVAR; encoded by the coding sequence ATGAAAGCTATGGAATTACAAAAGAATTTAGAGAATTTACATGGTTATTGGCACGCTTTAGGTGCTGAGAAAATAGGTGGTGTTTTTACCCACGGCTCTTGGCCTAATAAACAATGGCAGGCTGACTTTGCTTTTGCGCCGCAGCTCAATAATCAAGTGATTGAACAAGATAAAGTATTTGCGACAGTGGCTGATACCTCGAAGGTATTGAGCGAAAAGTTTAATCAGCTTAAAAGTCAATTGGTTATTATGAGCCTTAATCTTAATGACGTGCAGTTACCAAGCAAGACGATGGCAAGTGCAAATATTGAAGTGCTAACGGGGAATACTAAATCGTGGACGCAGGCCTGTAGTGAGGCGTTTGCTTATGATATTGATGATGCTGTTATTCAGCAGCTAACGAGTAACCCTAATGCCAGTATCATCGCGTATTACCTTGAAGGTGAAATTGCTGGCACTGCGATTGCTTTTCAAACCGGCGATACCTTAGGTATTCATCAACTAGGTACTGCGCCTAACTATCGTAAACGTGGTGTTGCTGATGCCTTGATGCAGTTTCTGTTACAGCAAGCCAAAGACAAACAGTGCTCTTGGCTAACATTGCAAGCGTCACAAGCCGGGCTGCACCTATATAAGCGCTTAGGTTTTAAAGAGTTAGGCTTGCTTAGCAGTATTGTTGCTCGCTAA
- a CDS encoding DMT family transporter, with product MNYLMVLALVAGASIAIQAAMNARLGQLLNNSLLATSYAFFTSFLLVGAITLFIALYKPIAVDSTTMIPAQVSQLRPLTNIPWYLWFSFVFSVIGVASFYFLIPKMGVGNMMSYALTGQLVLAMVISHFGLFNSPTSTISMTKLIGTVLLIIGIILINRE from the coding sequence ATGAATTACTTGATGGTGTTAGCTTTAGTTGCAGGAGCTAGCATTGCTATTCAAGCGGCGATGAATGCTAGGTTAGGTCAGTTGCTTAATAACAGCTTGTTAGCCACTAGCTATGCCTTTTTTACCAGTTTTTTACTTGTTGGTGCAATTACCTTATTTATCGCTTTATATAAACCCATTGCTGTAGATTCGACGACAATGATTCCAGCGCAGGTGAGTCAATTAAGACCGCTAACAAATATCCCTTGGTATTTATGGTTTTCATTTGTTTTTAGCGTTATTGGTGTGGCGAGCTTTTATTTTTTGATCCCTAAAATGGGGGTTGGCAATATGATGAGCTACGCATTAACAGGTCAGCTAGTACTGGCTATGGTTATCAGTCATTTTGGCTTGTTTAATAGCCCAACGAGCACAATATCTATGACTAAGCTTATCGGCACAGTTTTACTGATTATTGGCATTATTTTGATTAATAGGGAGTAA
- a CDS encoding nitroreductase family protein, which yields MSIIEALNWRYAVKKFSNEQLTNQQLAGLVESVRLAPSAYGIQPYQLIVVSSDAMKQACLPHSYGQDKVANCSHLLLLAHKTKLTQSDTESFITSLAQSQNAQASDLAAYQTQLEADLLSRDSTGQSQFAQQQCYIALGTLLTFAAANGIDACPMTGFDVNGINQALGLNDIGLSAAILCPVGVRAHDDHAASRAKHRLTTDELVVSL from the coding sequence ATGTCGATCATTGAAGCATTAAACTGGCGTTACGCAGTAAAGAAATTTTCAAACGAACAATTAACCAATCAGCAATTAGCAGGTTTAGTGGAAAGTGTTCGTTTAGCACCTTCAGCTTATGGTATTCAGCCATACCAACTTATTGTGGTTAGTAGTGATGCTATGAAACAGGCTTGCTTACCTCATAGTTACGGGCAGGACAAGGTAGCAAACTGCTCTCATTTGTTGCTACTTGCTCATAAAACTAAGTTAACTCAATCTGATACCGAAAGCTTCATTACATCATTAGCACAAAGTCAAAATGCGCAAGCAAGTGATTTGGCTGCCTATCAAACACAGCTTGAGGCTGACTTGCTATCGCGTGATAGCACAGGGCAAAGCCAATTTGCTCAGCAGCAATGTTATATTGCTTTAGGTACCTTGCTTACCTTTGCTGCCGCCAATGGCATTGATGCTTGCCCTATGACAGGCTTTGATGTCAATGGCATTAATCAGGCATTAGGGCTAAATGATATAGGCTTAAGCGCGGCCATTTTATGTCCTGTTGGTGTTAGAGCGCACGATGATCATGCAGCCTCTCGAGCTAAGCATAGATTAACCACAGATGAGTTGGTGGTAAGTTTATGA
- a CDS encoding Crp/Fnr family transcriptional regulator, which produces MKKGEVIYAIGAVPTSFAFLHQGLVRAYVLDEQGNEYNKNFFAQGRFPGCMTALLKNEPSWLAVQALEDCQLVEIDHRAYRQAMLNNADLMQFHINYLETHWLLEKEPKEIGFLQFEAKERYLKFLADFADILPRLAQYHVASYLGITATQLSRIKKELKTE; this is translated from the coding sequence GTGAAAAAAGGTGAGGTGATTTATGCTATTGGCGCCGTGCCTACTAGCTTTGCTTTTTTGCACCAAGGGCTAGTTAGGGCTTATGTGTTGGATGAGCAAGGCAATGAGTACAATAAGAACTTTTTTGCCCAAGGGCGTTTTCCTGGTTGTATGACCGCATTGCTAAAGAATGAGCCAAGTTGGTTGGCTGTGCAGGCGCTTGAAGATTGCCAGTTGGTTGAAATTGATCATCGGGCTTATCGTCAGGCGATGTTAAATAATGCTGATTTAATGCAGTTTCATATCAATTATTTAGAAACCCATTGGCTATTAGAGAAAGAACCGAAGGAAATAGGTTTCTTACAGTTTGAAGCAAAAGAGCGTTATTTGAAGTTTTTAGCCGACTTTGCTGATATTTTGCCTCGGCTTGCTCAATATCATGTTGCCAGTTATCTAGGCATTACTGCAACACAACTCAGCAGGATCAAGAAAGAACTAAAAACTGAGTAA
- a CDS encoding winged helix-turn-helix domain-containing protein, with amino-acid sequence MSIFSIADVEIDMSRSVIIKGKQQTHIEPKVLKVLFVLAKQQNQVVTHQELMERVWQGTEVVPNALQRCIAILRKVLEDDAKNPKIIATHPRIGYRLIAQVSWHTPPKKSDTEEPDINAQRNVKKLSKQHYAVALLIIVALLSLFYWSSKAPVAHNGIAAKYTDLRQVTQTDAHETQAIFSPNSQYIVLNRYAGSCKSHLWAKHIETNKEIQLTANAGSFDGISFTPDGRELVFSQKSHCNTTNYSGDTPENRSSCWHIATIDFSLALSTPQTARLRHQCQADKLTNPKALTNHQYVYLQHQDGQNSIVLYDDLSKKNTIFYSAPEQYIYDFDYSAEQETFAVLSKDRQLNNVLVILNKHGTITSQNIIEPIEGLNSNAHFIARFEPQGKFLLALSNKALYQISLEGEITAIQTPLHNFVSVTKQPNSTRLLAVNGSKDIDIVNIDITKHEQSQNEIDLNQRRTAFNSFARTKAQERHAKFQPNGDKIAFISNRNGIDQLWLWHNGQATQLSHNASKTTISQFSWSPSGQQLAWVSGDSLKVTDLHGKTTAVNTAKPLSSVISWHKENQLLVLVNDPHPNALYQLDIQLNTLTPLNIRPVESAWLKNNMLFYSVSEGQVFKRTLNKANNTNTMPLPLINGKAFFIKDNFIYSADLETHMLNKYNLNGHFITAITRLEPTAWKVTDLNENKLLLEQFVAINQEVIFLEK; translated from the coding sequence GTGAGCATATTTTCTATAGCCGATGTTGAAATTGATATGTCTCGTTCTGTGATAATCAAAGGCAAACAACAGACTCATATTGAACCCAAAGTACTCAAAGTGCTTTTTGTGTTAGCTAAACAGCAAAATCAGGTTGTAACACACCAAGAATTAATGGAACGCGTTTGGCAAGGAACTGAAGTTGTTCCCAATGCATTACAGCGCTGCATTGCTATATTGCGCAAAGTACTTGAAGACGATGCTAAAAATCCCAAAATCATTGCCACCCACCCCCGCATAGGTTATCGATTAATAGCACAGGTAAGTTGGCATACGCCGCCTAAAAAATCTGATACAGAAGAACCTGATATTAACGCGCAAAGAAATGTAAAAAAGTTATCTAAACAACACTATGCTGTCGCCTTACTTATCATAGTAGCGCTACTGAGTTTATTTTATTGGTCAAGCAAAGCGCCCGTTGCGCATAACGGTATAGCAGCTAAATACACAGACCTTCGTCAAGTAACTCAAACTGATGCCCATGAAACTCAAGCAATCTTTAGCCCTAATAGCCAATACATAGTGTTAAATCGCTACGCTGGTTCATGTAAAAGTCACCTTTGGGCAAAACATATTGAAACGAATAAAGAGATTCAGCTCACAGCCAATGCTGGCTCTTTTGATGGCATTAGCTTTACTCCAGATGGTAGAGAGTTAGTTTTTTCACAAAAAAGCCACTGCAACACAACAAACTACAGCGGGGATACACCAGAAAACCGGAGCTCATGTTGGCATATTGCAACAATAGATTTTTCTTTAGCTTTATCAACACCACAAACAGCAAGATTACGCCATCAATGCCAGGCAGATAAATTAACAAATCCAAAGGCATTAACTAATCATCAATACGTTTATTTACAACATCAAGATGGCCAAAATAGTATTGTGCTCTATGATGATTTAAGCAAAAAGAACACGATATTTTATAGCGCGCCAGAGCAGTATATTTATGATTTTGACTATAGTGCCGAGCAAGAAACTTTTGCTGTATTAAGCAAGGATAGGCAGCTAAACAATGTGTTGGTGATATTAAATAAGCACGGCACAATAACCTCTCAAAACATAATTGAGCCTATTGAGGGATTAAATAGCAACGCTCATTTTATCGCTCGTTTTGAACCCCAAGGTAAGTTTTTATTGGCACTAAGCAATAAAGCACTCTACCAAATCTCATTAGAGGGAGAAATTACCGCGATTCAAACTCCACTGCACAATTTTGTTTCTGTGACAAAGCAGCCTAACTCAACACGTCTTTTGGCTGTCAATGGTAGCAAGGACATTGATATCGTTAATATAGATATTACCAAACATGAGCAAAGCCAAAATGAAATCGACTTAAACCAACGCCGCACGGCATTTAACAGTTTCGCTCGAACTAAAGCGCAGGAGCGACACGCAAAATTCCAACCTAATGGCGATAAAATTGCCTTTATTTCAAATCGCAATGGCATCGATCAACTTTGGCTTTGGCACAATGGGCAAGCAACTCAACTTAGCCATAATGCATCGAAAACGACAATCAGCCAATTTAGTTGGTCCCCAAGTGGTCAACAATTAGCTTGGGTGTCTGGTGATAGTCTTAAGGTTACTGATTTACATGGCAAGACCACAGCAGTTAACACCGCTAAACCTCTAAGTTCTGTAATCTCTTGGCATAAAGAAAATCAATTATTAGTATTAGTTAATGACCCTCACCCCAATGCCTTATATCAGCTAGATATTCAACTAAATACCCTTACACCGTTAAATATTCGTCCTGTTGAATCTGCTTGGTTAAAAAACAACATGCTTTTTTATAGTGTGTCCGAAGGTCAGGTATTTAAACGAACATTGAATAAAGCCAATAACACGAATACCATGCCGTTACCTTTAATCAACGGCAAGGCTTTTTTCATCAAAGATAACTTCATTTATAGCGCTGATCTCGAAACTCATATGCTTAATAAATACAACCTTAACGGACACTTCATTACAGCAATCACACGCCTTGAACCTACGGCATGGAAAGTGACTGACTTAAACGAAAATAAATTGTTATTAGAGCAATTTGTGGCAATTAATCAAGAGGTTATATTTCTAGAAAAATAA
- a CDS encoding DUF2157 domain-containing protein — translation MEEKQLSQAEAQQRVEQIHAFQQEVMTLEQEGIVAIAPEQRDAVQSYHHSLLDKFSSIYDIDTNLRAKQLTLGMKIASLLGALAMAISLFFLFYQFWGYLSTAIQVAILITAPVSLFLLSLHLAQKEKSAYFSKIAALVSLSCFVLNLGMLGQIFNISPSPNAFLVWAAFAFFIGLCLQRSVIVIFCYCQHQ, via the coding sequence ATGGAAGAAAAACAACTTTCTCAAGCCGAAGCACAACAGCGTGTTGAGCAAATTCATGCCTTTCAGCAAGAAGTGATGACGCTAGAGCAAGAGGGAATTGTCGCCATTGCGCCCGAGCAACGAGATGCAGTGCAAAGCTATCATCACAGCTTATTAGACAAGTTTTCCTCCATTTACGATATTGATACCAATCTGCGCGCTAAACAATTAACGCTAGGCATGAAAATAGCCTCACTGCTAGGTGCATTAGCCATGGCAATAAGCTTGTTCTTTTTGTTTTATCAGTTTTGGGGATATTTAAGTACCGCCATACAAGTGGCCATTTTAATCACAGCGCCCGTTTCATTGTTTTTACTGTCATTACACCTTGCTCAGAAAGAAAAAAGCGCCTATTTCTCTAAAATTGCGGCCTTGGTTAGTTTGTCCTGCTTTGTTTTAAACCTTGGTATGCTCGGACAAATCTTTAATATTTCTCCCTCCCCTAATGCCTTTTTAGTATGGGCTGCCTTTGCTTTTTTTATTGGCTTATGCCTGCAACGCTCGGTTATTGTTATTTTTTGCTATTGCCAGCATCAGTAG
- a CDS encoding DUF4824 family protein, protein MKKYLIIGLTILLGTNLVVLGGVAYNRMGTPTAQLTLTERELSLPYTRGEYQENSGISLSINWRIPSKEGADYLPYNARTIDISKEELSTLGFDLDNNEDNYWRESKELYWVFEFDGDLHKAEIAKAEAHYQKAVAAFNEQADDTTKRRKKESKASLAREKNSNSRLFFIKASADYDSLAREYAKQSNILIVAGLAKPYYNSSDKSYHLRLQHLSVRNIMIPLEYTDILSTLARPDGRDANPPRYSVTVSWGNRLEPRVVDLVELKG, encoded by the coding sequence ATGAAAAAGTACTTAATCATTGGCTTAACCATTCTGCTTGGCACAAATTTAGTGGTGTTAGGCGGAGTTGCATACAACCGAATGGGCACACCAACAGCACAACTAACGCTAACCGAGCGCGAGCTTTCTCTGCCCTACACTAGAGGCGAATACCAAGAAAACTCTGGCATATCGCTGTCCATCAACTGGCGAATTCCAAGCAAAGAAGGCGCAGACTACCTGCCTTATAACGCGAGAACAATCGATATAAGCAAGGAAGAATTATCAACGCTTGGCTTTGATTTAGACAACAATGAAGATAACTACTGGCGCGAGTCAAAAGAGCTGTATTGGGTATTTGAATTTGATGGTGACTTGCATAAAGCGGAGATTGCCAAAGCAGAAGCGCACTACCAAAAAGCTGTGGCAGCCTTTAATGAACAAGCTGACGATACTACTAAGCGTAGAAAAAAAGAAAGTAAGGCAAGTTTAGCAAGAGAGAAAAACAGTAATAGTCGCCTGTTTTTTATCAAAGCATCAGCTGATTATGACTCCTTAGCCCGTGAATATGCCAAGCAAAGTAATATATTGATTGTCGCAGGTTTAGCAAAGCCCTATTACAATAGCAGCGATAAAAGCTACCACCTGCGATTACAGCACTTATCAGTGCGCAATATAATGATTCCGCTTGAATATACAGACATATTATCAACATTAGCAAGGCCTGATGGACGCGATGCAAACCCACCGCGCTATTCAGTAACTGTCAGCTGGGGGAATCGCCTAGAGCCTAGGGTTGTTGATTTGGTAGAGCTAAAAGGTTAG